The window GGAGTCGGGTGAAACCACACCAAGAAACCTGACGGCCCCGCGCTCTACAAGCGTATTACAGGCGTCCCGGAGCGCTGCTTCGTCAGGTCCCGCCCCCACGATGCTCAACTCCACCGGGACGCCGAGGTCCAGGGCATGCTGGACGATTTTCGGGAGATCCAGTACGCGCTTCTGATGCTGTTTCAATACGCCGTGATAGATCAGTCGCAACACGCCGGCGGAGCGGTTCCGGACAGGGCGTGACGGGGGAATGTTCACGCCGATCGGGATGGTGATGATCCGGTCGGCAAGCTCGGGACACAGCTCGGCGACACGTCGTGCTACGGCCCCGCTGACGGCGACGATCACATTCCAGTAGCGTCCCAGGCGCTGCACATGGTCGTAATGCAGTGGATCGTCACTGTGGACGACCCCGACAACCACCACATTCTCGGACAGCCGTGGGCAGACCATCGAATGACGCCAGTCCGAGTTGGGGATGTAGATGCAGGGCGCGGCCTCTTCCAGCAGGCGCACCATGTGCCCCCAGTGTGCCCCCCAGCCCTGGGAGTAGCCAACGGGCAACTCCTGAAAAGGCACGCCGTCGGGACGTGGCATCAACGCCTCGTCGGTGTTGATGAGCCTGGAGTCGTGTTCCGTCAGCAGTACCTGTGCGGAAACATTCGCCTCCAGCAGTCCACGCACGAGATTGGCGGAGAAAACGTTGACGCCGTTGACGGTCCAGGTGGTTGCTGCCGCGATCACCTGGACATCCGGGGGCGGGCATGCCTCTTGCACTGGGTCCGCGGATGCTCGAAACCACCGACGATGCACCGCCAAGGCCCATGCACGCACTGCCGCCGGAAGCGACTGGCTCATGGCGCTGCGCTGCGCGTGCCTTGGTAGATGGCGACCGCGGCCTGCGCCAGGCGCGAAGCGTCGTGCGAACGTTCGATCGTCTTTCGGGCTTCCCGTCCAAGCCGGGAACGCAGCTCGGCATCCTCGATCAGCCGTTCGATGCTGGCGACAAAGGCGGGGGCGTCGCCGACATCCGCTAGCAAGCCATCGACGCCGTCGCGGATGATCTCCGGCATGCCGCCCTGGTTGGAAGCGACCACCGCCCGGCCCGCTGCCATGGCTTCCAGGCAGGAATAGGGGCAGTTCTCCCACAGACTGGGCAGCAACACCACGTCAGCGGTGCGCACGAGTTCCCGGAGATCTGCCATTGGCAATTTGCCGACGGCATGAACCGATCCCTTCAGGCGTCGTGCGGCTAGGCGCGGCAGCAGGTCAGTGCCTACGTGGCCGAAAAGATCCTCGCCAGAAAGTACCAGGTTGACGTCGAATCGCTCGAGTATCGACGTCGCGATCTCGTTCATCAGCGCGATGCCCTTGCGCTTTTCCATTCGCCCGGCGAATACGATGGTGGGGACACCTCGCCGAAGTCCGTGGCGGGCGTGGACATCACGGGGCTCGAAGGCACGGTCCATCCATCCCAGGTCAAGCCCATTGGAAATGACCTGGCAGGAGCGGGCGATGCCAAGTTCCTGGCTGGCCTGCTCGGCGACAAAGCGAGAGCAGGCGGTCATGGCGGTCGCAGCGATCATGGCCCGCTTCTCGATCGCCGAGCACATAAGGGTATCCGCCTGGCGCACATCGTAGTAGGGCATGATCAGCGCGGAAGGAGAATGCAGGCGGACGACGGTGGGTACGCCCGTCCAGCGGGTGATCAAGGCGCCCTCGGCACCGCATTCGGGCATCTCGAGGATGTCGAAGCGGTGGTTGCGCAGCAAGGCGCGCATGCCCTGGAACATGCTCCAGGCATTCTGCAGTCGTTGTTGCGTCCACCACCAGCGAAACGAGCCGGCCCGGGCGAGGATTCGCATCACCAGGCCATCAGCCCAGAAGCGGTGGACCTGCACGCCCTCCTGGTCTTCGCTCCGGAGCGGGGAGGGCTCGCTGGCACCTGCCAGAACGTGGACTTCGTGGCCGAGTTCGCGCAGCGCCCGTGCGTGGTGCCAAGTGTAGGTGCCGATACCACCGAAACCGGTCTCGGGCGGATATTCGAAGGAAAGTAGCGCAATCTTCATGGCCTGTTTGCCAAGTGTCCAAGTGTGTCGCGATGCTTCAGGATCGCGCCACGTATCCGACGATGGAAATCGAATTCCGATGTGTG of the Thermomonas carbonis genome contains:
- a CDS encoding glycosyltransferase family 4 protein; the encoded protein is MKIALLSFEYPPETGFGGIGTYTWHHARALRELGHEVHVLAGASEPSPLRSEDQEGVQVHRFWADGLVMRILARAGSFRWWWTQQRLQNAWSMFQGMRALLRNHRFDILEMPECGAEGALITRWTGVPTVVRLHSPSALIMPYYDVRQADTLMCSAIEKRAMIAATAMTACSRFVAEQASQELGIARSCQVISNGLDLGWMDRAFEPRDVHARHGLRRGVPTIVFAGRMEKRKGIALMNEIATSILERFDVNLVLSGEDLFGHVGTDLLPRLAARRLKGSVHAVGKLPMADLRELVRTADVVLLPSLWENCPYSCLEAMAAGRAVVASNQGGMPEIIRDGVDGLLADVGDAPAFVASIERLIEDAELRSRLGREARKTIERSHDASRLAQAAVAIYQGTRSAAP